A single Augochlora pura isolate Apur16 chromosome 2, APUR_v2.2.1, whole genome shotgun sequence DNA region contains:
- the LOC144475275 gene encoding uncharacterized protein LOC144475275 translates to MMFRIIPIFAILAVTLAAPAVNNGPKSTASAAPAAKNATNSTNSTSSVVAELAKDVAGHIVKGVVDVAHTVGDGVEGVVNGTADLAGNVAHGVGDGLKDAATAGGHLVNNLVNGVGDGVNTLVNATGHLVGNLAHGVSDGVNDTVNAGSHLVGNLVHGIGDGVSDVVNAGSHVVGNVAGGISDGVNDAVNAGSHVANNVVNTVGDGVQDAVKTGADIIGDIGNGIADLFG, encoded by the exons ATGATGTTCCGAATCATTCCAATCTTCGCTATCTTAGCTGTTACACTG gCTGCACCAGCTGTTAATAACGGACCTAAATCCACTGCATCT GCTGCACCAGCTGCTAAAAACGCAACTAACTCCACTAACTCCACTTCCTCt GTCGTGGCTGAGCTAGCTAAAGATGTTGCAGGCCATATTGTCAAGGGAGTGGTAGATGTGGCTCATACCGTTGGAGACGGTGTAGAAGGTGTCGTGAATGGAACTGCTGACCTCGCTGGAAACGTGGCTCATGGTGTTGGAGATGGATTAAAAGATGCTGCTACTGCTGGTGGTCACCTTGTTAACAACTTGGTCAATGGTGTTGGAGATGGTGTCAACACTCTTGTAAACGCTACTGGCCATCTCGTCGGTAACTTGGCGCATGGTGTCAGTGACGGTGTAAACGATACAGTAAATGCTGGTAGCCACCTTGTTGGTAACTTGGTACATGGTATTGGAGACGGTGTAAGCGATGTTGTAAATGCCGGTAGCCATGTCGTTGGTAATGTGGCCGGCGGCATCAGTGACGGTGTAAACGATGCTGTAAACGCTGGTAGCCATGTTGCCAACAATGTGGTCAACACTGTTGGAGATGGTGTACAGGATGCAGTGAAAACTGGTGCTGATATCATTGGAGATATAGGTAATGGCATTGCTGACCTGTtcggttaa
- the LOC144475280 gene encoding uncharacterized protein LOC144475280 isoform X2 — protein MTIEDFNCDISLILQSRDFSVLERLVSGSKNLQAKVAAKVEHAIAYKNVCKEKRTMGMKKLTDLQQESDVLKSEIDAKKLQQKIVDKKISNVSKKLAILLKEVDSAKSQRDGLSLEIVDLQQEHEQRNEKKILLWNAIKRACHAYKNYLDFCIYFPDGKDYEHVQISFFTNNKNLIDEYFVHLSSSNNQWKVEKIQPLLKKEHYNDFKGIVDFSAESEIVDVTFFLYRLREIFVTYYLNTK, from the exons ATGACGATAGAAGATTTTAATTGTGACATTTCGCTTATTCTCCAAAGTAGAGATTTCTCTGTGTTAGAAAGATTGGTGTCGGGTAGTAAAAATTTGCAAGCAAAAGTTGCTGCCAAAGTAGAACATGCAATTGCTTATAAAAATG tGTGCAAAGAGAAAAGGACAATGGGCATGAAGAAATTAACAGACTTACAACAAGAAAGTGATGTATTGAAATCTGAGATAGATGCAAAGAAGTTGCAACAAAAAATAGtggataaaaaaatttcaaatgtgTCAAAGAAGCTggcgatattattaaaagaggtAGATAGTGCTAAATCACAAAGGGATGGATTGTCTCTTGAAATTGTTGATTTACAACAAG AACATGAACAgaggaatgaaaaaaaaattttgttatggaATGCTATTAAGCGAGCTTGTCATGCTTACAAGAATTATCTAGATTTCTGTATATACTTCCCTGATGGCAAAGATTATGAACATgtgcaaatttcattttttacaaataataaaaatttgattgatGAATACTTTGTGCACTTAAGCAGTTCTAACAATCAATGGAaag TGGAAAAAATTCAGCCATTGCTAAAAAAAGAACATTACAATGATTTCAAAGGGATTGTTGACTTTTCTGCAGAGTCAGAAATTGTAGATGTTACATTTTTCCTTTATAGATTAAGAGAGATTtttgttacatattatttaaatacaaaataa
- the LOC144475280 gene encoding uncharacterized protein LOC144475280 isoform X1 translates to MNQFKVSKVCKEKRTMGMKKLTDLQQESDVLKSEIDAKKLQQKIVDKKISNVSKKLAILLKEVDSAKSQRDGLSLEIVDLQQEHEQRNEKKILLWNAIKRACHAYKNYLDFCIYFPDGKDYEHVQISFFTNNKNLIDEYFVHLSSSNNQWKVEKIQPLLKKEHYNDFKGIVDFSAESEIVDVTFFLYRLREIFVTYYLNTK, encoded by the exons ATGAACCAGTTCAAGGTATCAAAGG tGTGCAAAGAGAAAAGGACAATGGGCATGAAGAAATTAACAGACTTACAACAAGAAAGTGATGTATTGAAATCTGAGATAGATGCAAAGAAGTTGCAACAAAAAATAGtggataaaaaaatttcaaatgtgTCAAAGAAGCTggcgatattattaaaagaggtAGATAGTGCTAAATCACAAAGGGATGGATTGTCTCTTGAAATTGTTGATTTACAACAAG AACATGAACAgaggaatgaaaaaaaaattttgttatggaATGCTATTAAGCGAGCTTGTCATGCTTACAAGAATTATCTAGATTTCTGTATATACTTCCCTGATGGCAAAGATTATGAACATgtgcaaatttcattttttacaaataataaaaatttgattgatGAATACTTTGTGCACTTAAGCAGTTCTAACAATCAATGGAaag TGGAAAAAATTCAGCCATTGCTAAAAAAAGAACATTACAATGATTTCAAAGGGATTGTTGACTTTTCTGCAGAGTCAGAAATTGTAGATGTTACATTTTTCCTTTATAGATTAAGAGAGATTtttgttacatattatttaaatacaaaataa
- the LOC144478232 gene encoding uncharacterized protein LOC144478232, with protein sequence MAHYLQDSSTACHTKHQPKMMFRILPIFVLLAVTLAAPTAKNVNNPIASNAQTSANNNSNEDVAANLQKIIESAEHAIEQQIKALADESAQIVNNVTQKALQIQNATENFMGNATNLVENTLHEIQNETAKIVHQAEIIAQSQINQAKVDLNKLIGKIEGDTATAANKTAGVVKNINEKLVNLIKNGTQALEEANADLAKSIAQVQNDTAKIFNNVVQDAHTALKNALKTASGLAQEANDDVVSVLEHVKDNVDKARNETKALMNSIAGDIKNVINGIKQNVTNIINKAKDAVNETISNIKHEAGQIANDVKNEIQDVKVEVGKIIADVKGDLSAIANLTAEGIKNTTQAIANEIDKIINGISDIINKTQNILSENIDNVLKNAQKIIDSIEKNIQEINAKGSEILHNITQVIENEIKNAEDNASKLVADIKNNIKQQLQNIKDIVGNITADADKAKEIMKNNIEEIANNANKTLSTLENNIKSIFSNVRNNTKNIIDDLKNVTETTVSNILHGIPKAIQDLQNVTHNILNDIHNVTQSALIEASEIASNLAHDAADFASHLAQDAGDFLKNAASTIHNITAGISHGIHNIFKGMVGLAKDVAGHVVKGLGDAAHTVGDGVEDVVNGTANLADNLAHGVGDGLKDAATVGGHIVDNLVHDIGDGVSDAVNAGSHVVDNVANHISNGVEGAVNVASDVASKVVNAFGDGVQSAVKTGADIIGDIGTGIVDVFG encoded by the exons ATGGCACACTATCTGCAAGATTCATCAACAGCTTGTCACACCAAGCATCAGCCAAAAATGATGTTCCGAATCTTGCCAATCTTCGTCCTCCTGGCTGTTACTCTG GCTGCACCAACTGCTAAGAATGTAAATAACCCCATTGCCTCT AATGCCCAGACCTCTGCAAACAACAATTCCAATGAAGATGTTGCTGCAAACCTGCAAAAAATCATCGAATCGGCCGAACATGCTATCGAACAACAAATAAAGGCACTCGCTGACGAGTCTGCGCAGATTGTGAACAATGTGACGCAAAAAGCCTTACAGATTCAAAATGCTACCGAGAATTTCATGGGTAATGCCACAAATTTGGTTGAAAACACTCTACATGAAATCCAAAATGAAACAGCTAAAATCGTACATCAAGCGGAGATCATCGCCCAGTCTCAAATTAATCAAGCTAAGGTtgatttgaacaaattgataGGAAAGATCGAAGGAGACACTGCTACTGCCGCAAATAAAACAGCCGGCGTTGTCAAGaatatcaatgaaaaattagtaaatctCATCAAGAACGGTACCCAAGCTTTGGAGGAAGCCAATGCTGATTTGGCGAAATCCATAGCTCAGGTTCAGAATGATACTGCTAAGATCTTCAACAATGTCGTGCAAGATGCACACACAGCCTTGAAGAATGCTCTGAAGACTGCTTCTGGCTTAGCACAAGAGGCTAATGATGATGTTGTTAGTGTTCTAGAACATGTGAAGGACAATGTGGACAAAGCCAGGAATGAAACCAAAGCACTCATGAACTCAATTGCTGGCGACATTAAGAATGTAATCAATGGAATCAAGCAGAACGTTACCAACATTATCAACAAAGCGAAGGACGCTGTAAATGAAACGATAAGTAACATTAAACATGAAGCCGGTCAGATAGCCAACGACGTGAAAAACGAAATTCAGGATGTTAAGGTTGAAGTCGGCAAAATTATTGCTGATGTTAAGGGTGACCTTTCAGCGATCGCAAACCTCACCGCGGAGGGTATTAAGAATACTACACAGGCTATTGCAAACGAAATCGATAAGATCATTAATGGAATTTCCGACATTATCAATAAAACTCAGAATATCTTGTCAGAGAACATAGACAATGTACTgaaaaatgcacaaaagatCATTGACTCTATTGAGAAGAACATCCAAGAAATAAATGCGAAGGGCAGCGAAATACTACACAATATAACACAGGtgattgaaaatgaaataaagaacgCTGAGGATAATGCTTCCAAATTAGTAGCCGAcataaagaacaatattaaacaacaacTGCAAAACATTAAAGATATTGTTGGCAATATCACAGCTGATGCCGACAAGGCGAAGGAGATCATGAAGAACAATATTGAAGAAATTGCCAACAACGCTAACAAGACTTTGAGTACTTTGGAAAACAACATAAAGAGCATATTTAGTAATGTAAGGAATAATACTAAGAACATCATTGACGACTTGAAGAACGTCACAGAGACTACGGTTAGCAACATTCTACATGGTATTCCAAAAGCGATACAGGATCTCCAAAATGTGACCCATAACATTTTGAATGACATACACAATGTCACGCAATCTGCTTTAATTGAAGCTTCGGAGATTGCTTCTAATTTAGCCCATGATGCCGCAGACTTTGCTAGTCATCTTGCACAAGATGCTGGCGATTTTCTAAAGAATGCTGCGTCTACCATTCACAACATCACCGCCGGTATTTCACATGGTATTCATAATATCTTCAAGGGCATGGTCGGGCTTGCTAAAGATGTTGCAGGCCATGTTGTCAAAGGTCTGGGAGATGCGGCTCATACCGTTGGAGACGGTGTAGAAGATGTCGTGAATGGAACTGCTAATCTCGCTGACAATTTGGCTCATGGTGTTGGAGATGGATTAAAAGATGCTGCTACTGTTGGTGGTCACATTGTTGACAACTTGGTACATGATATTGGAGACGGTGTAAGCGATGCTGTAAATGCAGGTAGTCATGTTGTTGATAATGTGGCCAACCACATCAGTAACGGTGTAGAAGGTGCTGTAAACGTTGCTAGCGATGTTGCCAGCAAAGTGGTCAACGCTTTTGGAGATGGTGTACAGAGTGCAGTGAAAACTGGTGCTGATATCATTGGAGATATAGGGACTGGCATTGTTGACGTGTttggttaa
- the LOC144478375 gene encoding uncharacterized protein LOC144478375 isoform X2 translates to MVINYILYCQFLYLNLRFCLKIIFIIYEITNIPTMLSISQYSDTCPEDVTNSCTNVIDSSIADNCNDSRTLNDLQCFVCDATIQGRHYALATCRTQTSRSRVIEKLGELVGERYMVVISEDDVICRSCANRINTLDRLEVEMITLRDKVLRFLEQKYSLEEGELLDINEKQKRSQPPQITKCRSQPLNNHQTRKRDIVLPTPVNERIKNKKSNIWLQCDKCQYTTLHNSFMVHHVREHSKQKIFCDKCGVQFYGNQQEFHNCDLKEHVTAQNRNQNEHPELSMKDISETVMNIPILEKSMQPNLPIMTIDAYSQSQISNHNENIPIIRLSNSEHLPIQNILTPDNASSGQPIYVRVLQPVEINETPMHPPMMILDR, encoded by the exons ATGGTCATTAATTACATCTTATATTGTCAGTTTTTATACCTTAACCTTAGATTCTgtctaaaaataatctttatcatttacgaaattacaaatataccTACAATGTTGTCTATAAGTCAATATTCTGACACATGTCCGGAAGACGTTACCAACAGTTGTACAAATGTAATAGATTCTAGTATTGCAGACAATTGTAATGATTCAAGAACATTAAATGATTTACAATGTTTTGTTTGCGATGCAACAATTCAAGGACGTCATTATGCATTAGCCACGTGTAGAACCCAAACTTCAAGGTCTAGAGTAATAGAGAAACTTGGAGAGCTAGTTGGTGAGAG GTACATGGTAGTAATATCAGAAGATGATGTTATCTGTAGAAGTTGTGCCAATCGTATCAACACACTTGATAGACTTGAAGTTGAGATGATTACATTGCGTGATAAAGTATTAAGATTTTTGGAACAGAAGTATTCCTTGGAAGAAGGAGAACTTCTTGacattaatgaaaaacagaaaCGTTCTCAGCCACCGCAAATCACAAAATGTAGAAGCCAGCCTCTAAATAATCATCAGACCAGGAAAAGGGATATTGTCTTACCTACACCGGttaatgaaagaataaaaaataagaaaagtaaCATTTGGTTGCAATGCGATAAGTGTCAATATACCACTCTTCATAATTCATTTATGGTACATCATGTGAGGGAGCACagtaaacaaaaaatattctgtgATAAGTGCGGTGTGCAGTTTTATGGAAATCAACAAGAATTCCATAATTGTGATTTAAAAGAACACGTAACTGCCCAAAATAGGAATCAAAATGAACACCCAg aattatctATGAAGGATATTAGTGAAACGGTAATGAATATTCCAATCTTAGAAAAATCTATGCAGCCCAACCTACCAATTATGACAATTGATGCATATTCACAGTCACAAATCTCAAATCATAATGAAAACATACCCATTATAAGATTATCAAATTCAGAACATCTACCCATACAAAACATTTTAACTCCTG ATAATGCTTCATCTGGTCAGCCAATATATGTACGTGTTTTACAACcagttgaaattaatgaaacaccTATGCATCCCCCAATG ATGATCTTGGATAGATGA
- the LOC144478375 gene encoding uncharacterized protein LOC144478375 isoform X1, with translation MVINYILYCQFLYLNLRFCLKIIFIIYEITNIPTMLSISQYSDTCPEDVTNSCTNVIDSSIADNCNDSRTLNDLQCFVCDATIQGRHYALATCRTQTSRSRVIEKLGELVGERYMVVISEDDVICRSCANRINTLDRLEVEMITLRDKVLRFLEQKYSLEEGELLDINEKQKRSQPPQITKCRSQPLNNHQTRKRDIVLPTPVNERIKNKKSNIWLQCDKCQYTTLHNSFMVHHVREHSKQKIFCDKCGVQFYGNQQEFHNCDLKEHVTAQNRNQNEHPELSMKDISETVMNIPILEKSMQPNLPIMTIDAYSQSQISNHNENIPIIRLSNSEHLPIQNILTPDNASSGQPIYVRVLQPVEINETPMHPPMVAISNTDADLSMKFKDSSEKQILTLTEDGSLEMTEVSCWNDIHPSEPHSNITFQ, from the exons ATGGTCATTAATTACATCTTATATTGTCAGTTTTTATACCTTAACCTTAGATTCTgtctaaaaataatctttatcatttacgaaattacaaatataccTACAATGTTGTCTATAAGTCAATATTCTGACACATGTCCGGAAGACGTTACCAACAGTTGTACAAATGTAATAGATTCTAGTATTGCAGACAATTGTAATGATTCAAGAACATTAAATGATTTACAATGTTTTGTTTGCGATGCAACAATTCAAGGACGTCATTATGCATTAGCCACGTGTAGAACCCAAACTTCAAGGTCTAGAGTAATAGAGAAACTTGGAGAGCTAGTTGGTGAGAG GTACATGGTAGTAATATCAGAAGATGATGTTATCTGTAGAAGTTGTGCCAATCGTATCAACACACTTGATAGACTTGAAGTTGAGATGATTACATTGCGTGATAAAGTATTAAGATTTTTGGAACAGAAGTATTCCTTGGAAGAAGGAGAACTTCTTGacattaatgaaaaacagaaaCGTTCTCAGCCACCGCAAATCACAAAATGTAGAAGCCAGCCTCTAAATAATCATCAGACCAGGAAAAGGGATATTGTCTTACCTACACCGGttaatgaaagaataaaaaataagaaaagtaaCATTTGGTTGCAATGCGATAAGTGTCAATATACCACTCTTCATAATTCATTTATGGTACATCATGTGAGGGAGCACagtaaacaaaaaatattctgtgATAAGTGCGGTGTGCAGTTTTATGGAAATCAACAAGAATTCCATAATTGTGATTTAAAAGAACACGTAACTGCCCAAAATAGGAATCAAAATGAACACCCAg aattatctATGAAGGATATTAGTGAAACGGTAATGAATATTCCAATCTTAGAAAAATCTATGCAGCCCAACCTACCAATTATGACAATTGATGCATATTCACAGTCACAAATCTCAAATCATAATGAAAACATACCCATTATAAGATTATCAAATTCAGAACATCTACCCATACAAAACATTTTAACTCCTG ATAATGCTTCATCTGGTCAGCCAATATATGTACGTGTTTTACAACcagttgaaattaatgaaacaccTATGCATCCCCCAATGGTAGCTATATCAAATACTGATGCAGACTTGTCCATGAAGTTTAAAGACAGTTCAGAAAAGCAAATTTTGACATTGACAGAAGATGGAAGTTTAGAAATGACAGAAGTATCATGTTGGAATGATATACACCCATCAGAGCCACACTCTAACATAACATTTCAGTGA
- the LOC144476141 gene encoding uncharacterized protein LOC144476141 isoform X3, with protein MGGGSGSGSQRYSSSYGGSSASAPYDDNKGSSSSAVYEDKRQSERASSYHRSEDRHSASRSYAPPPPPRISEMAPPTQRYNSSRGRISHQSSNYRGRISTRGSGRGGGFHRMSSRSDVIMARKRTLHSLDNRRKLLGSRSRDYIQRVRMTTTKMRRSSGTTRLSGSKKESGSGTSMKDKDREMTKAINAEFSDDDEEDDDNKSNWDDDEKPHERDDEEEEEEEEEKKKKDDKRKKEKQERERQNSEDEEEKDDEVKEDEDDHKHEDDEDDGDDEERDDNDKTDHGRTTGSDELPSRRDGRKFIKLTCPHCAHRSVTFKEYSLHLYSGRHSAAMRRIASRHKATLTRMRVLQRQEQRRVEARDAARGTLPSRTMFCPICKLNYRSLKAVHQLSESHRQMKRFLTPFCRVCRIQFRSPMLFETHMCSLDHIKRKSALKERMNAGNGEAEADSSGPEEDDKEVNLDNFMTLDSVGDVDEDEESPEKKKEKPESEGTNETEKKLKSKQMIKVGAEYIKRVEVQFCELCKIYLPRSENNERAIALHCSTRSHLKRYVRDNDDKALRRQAERIHLQSSSSANTTSTPNTVNTTESIKSPNNSEPPSANNSLVITTPDGTNATESGKPVEQKGNVSEPEKNIKDSKNGQAEEEDDDDYQGDSADKLWDDVDKDLSNILRETEAGAKSSDDEDSRYDRFRNSDKKQQHPGKDKERDNEKNETDEKENIKKEVKVIKIEKLDM; from the exons GGTGGAGGTAGCGGTAGCGGCTCACAGAGGTATTCTTCGTCGTATGGTGGTTCATCTGCATCAGCACCTTATGACGACAATAAGGGATCGTCATCCTCGGCCGTGTATGAGGACAAGAGACAGAGCGAGCGAGCCTCGTCATACCACCGCTCAGAGGACCGTCACTCAGCATCACGGAGCTATGCACCTCCACCACCCCCTCGGATTAGCGAAATGGCACCTCCGACTCAGAGATATAACTCGAGCCGAGGGCGAATATCGCATCAAAGCTCAAATTACAGAGGTCGCATTTCAACACGCGGCAGCGGAAGAGGGGGTGGATTCCATCGCATGAGCTCTCGATCGGACGTCATCATGGCTCGCAAGCGTACTCTGCACTCGCTCGACAATCGACGCAAGCTGCTaggatcgcgatcgcgagacTACATCCAGCGTGTGCGCATGACAACTACCAAAATGCGCAGgag TAGCGGTACTACTAGGCTATCCGGAAGTAAAAAGGAGTCAGGATCAGGAACCAGCATGAAGGACAAGGATAGAGAGATGACCAAAGCTATTAACGCTGAATTTTCCGATGACGATGAAGAGgatgatgataataaaagtaattggGATGATGATGAAAAG CCACATGAACGTGACGatgaggaagaagaggaagaggaagaagagaaaaagaaaaaagatgacaaacgaaagaaagaaaaacaggaACGAGAAAGACAAAACTCCGAAGATGAAGAGGAGAAAGATGATGAAGTGAAAGAAGATGAAGATGATCATAAGCACGAG GATGATGAAGATGATGGTGACGATGAGGAAAGAGACGATAATGATAAAACTGATCATGGTCGAACTACTGGCTCTGATGAACTACCTAGTAGGAGAGACGGAAGGAAGTTCATTAAATTGACATGTCCACATTGTGCTCACCGAAGCGTcacatttaaagaatattcGCTGCATTTGTATTCGGGTCGTCATAGTGCAGCTATGAGACGAATTGCATCACGACACAAGGCCACTCTAACGCGAATGCGGGTCTTGCAACGACAAGAACAACGGCGTGTTGAGGCTCGTGATGCAGCGCGTGGTACTTTACCATCTCGTACCATGTTCTGTCCCATTTGTAAACTGAATTATAGGTCGTTGAAAGCGGTACATCAATTATCAGAGTCTCATCGCCAAATGAAACGATTCCTTACACCATTCTGCAGAGTATGTCGTATTCAATTTCGATCACCAATGCTCTTTGAAACTCACATGTGTTCTCTGGATCACATTAAG AGAAAAAGTGCAttgaaagaaagaatgaaTGCTGGAAATGGTGAAGCAGAAGCTGATTCCAGTGGACCCGAGGAAGATGATAAGGAAGTAAATCTTGATAATTTCATGACTTTGGATTCCGTGGGTGATGTTGACG AAGACGAAGAATCTccagaaaagaagaaagagaaaccaGAAAGCGAAGGTACGAATGAAACAGAGAAGAAACTCAAGAGTAAACAGATGATTAAAGTTGGAGCGGAGTATATCAAACGTGTTGAAGTTCAGTTTTGCGAACTTTGTAAAATCTATCTGCCACGAagcgaaaataatgaaagagCGATAGCACTTCATTGCTCGACAAGAAGTCATCTTAAACG atATGTGCGGGATAATGATGATAAAGCTTTACGAAGACAAGCGGAAAGGATACATCTACAATCATCGTCGTCTGCTAATACGACTTCCACACCAAATACTGTAAATACCACAGAAAGCATTAAATCACCAAATAACTCTGAGCCGCCGTCTGCAAATAATTCATTAGTGATTACTACGCCTGATGGTACAAACGCTACAGAATCTGGAAAACCAGTCGAACAAAAAGGAAACGTTTCTGAACctgaaaagaatattaaagataGTAAGAATGGACAAGCTGAAGAAGAAGACGATGATGATTATCAAGGCGATAGTGCTGATAAATTATGGGATGACGTCGACAAAGATTTGAGCAATATTTTGAGAGAAACAGAAGCGGGGGCTAAATCCAGCGACGATGAAGATTCTCGTTATGATCGCTTTCGTAATTCAGACAAGAAGCAACAACATCCTggaaaagataaagaaagagacaATGAGAAAAATGAGACAGATGAGAaggaaaacataaaaaaagaagtgaaagtaataaaaattgaaaaattagatatGTAA